A single genomic interval of Dromiciops gliroides isolate mDroGli1 chromosome 1, mDroGli1.pri, whole genome shotgun sequence harbors:
- the LOC122735512 gene encoding 60S ribosomal protein L18a-like encodes MKASGTLREYKVVGRCLPTPKSPVPPLYRMRIFAPNHVVAKSRFWYFVSQLKKMKKSSGEIVYCGQVFEKTPLWVKNFGIWLRYDSRSGTHNMYREYRDLTTAGAVTQCYRDMGARHRARAHSIQIMKVEEIPASKCRRPAVKQFHDSKIKFPLPHRVLRRQHKPRFTTKRPNTFF; translated from the coding sequence ATGAAGGCCTCGGGCACTCTGAGAGAGTATAAGGTAGTTGGAAGATGCCTGCCTACTCCCAAGAGTCCAGTGCCACCTCTTTATCGGATGCGCATCTTTGCTCCTAATCATGTCGTAGCAAAGTCCCGATTCTGGTACTTTGTTTCCCaactgaaaaagatgaagaagtcTTCTGGAGAAATTGTGTACTGTGGACAGGTCTTTGAAAAGACCCCTCTTTGGGTGAAAAACTTTGGCATCTGGCTGCGCTACGATTCCAGGAGTGGGACCCACAACATGTACAGAGAGTACAGGGATCTGACCACTGCTGGTGCTGTCACTCAGTGCTACCGAGATATGGGGGCCCGTCACCGTGCCAGGGCCCACTCCATCCAGATTATGAAAGTGGAAGAAATTCCTGCCAGCAAATGCCGCCGGCCTGCAGTCAAGCAGTTCCACGACTCCAAAATCAAGTTCCCGCTGCCCCACAGAGTCCTGCGGCGCCAGCACAAGCCACGCTTCACTACCAAGAGGCCCAACACCTTCTTCTAA